The Methanocella arvoryzae MRE50 genome includes a region encoding these proteins:
- a CDS encoding C-GCAxxG-C-C family protein: MSGDGKSKSDLAVECFKSGFNCSQSVFTAFSGDMGMDSCTALKVATAFGGGIASTGNVCGAVSGGLMAIGLRHGRCTIDDLKAKEKTYEISRRFMDEFKARHGSVVCKEVLGCDLNTPEGKAEFASRNLINVKCTACVRDAVQILENIL, encoded by the coding sequence ATGAGCGGCGATGGAAAAAGCAAGAGCGACCTGGCGGTCGAGTGTTTCAAATCAGGCTTCAACTGCTCGCAGTCAGTGTTCACTGCATTTTCAGGCGACATGGGTATGGACTCCTGTACAGCCCTAAAAGTGGCTACTGCCTTCGGCGGCGGGATCGCCAGCACGGGTAACGTCTGCGGCGCAGTCTCCGGAGGGCTGATGGCCATCGGCCTCAGGCACGGGCGGTGCACGATCGACGACCTCAAAGCTAAGGAAAAGACCTACGAGATTTCCCGGCGGTTCATGGACGAGTTCAAGGCTCGCCACGGATCTGTCGTCTGTAAGGAGGTTCTGGGCTGCGACCTGAACACCCCTGAGGGCAAGGCAGAGTTCGCCAGCAGGAACCTGATCAACGTCAAGTGCACAGCCTGTGTCAGGGATGCGGTGCAGATACTCGAAAATATTTTGTAA